The window CCCCCCGATCAATGGTCAATTTTACGCCCCGGTTCATGATTTCATTCAAAATGGACTCTGCCAGACGATTGGGCATACAGCCAAACGGCCCGATCGCAATGACGCCGCAGGTATGGGTCGCTATTTCCGTCATGGCGCTGCCCACGGTCAGGATGGCTTCTCCGCCCAAATTGGGTGAAATGAACGGCGAAGCGTTTCGGATGATATTAGGGATATCGACGGGTTCTGCCGTCACCAACCCTGAGCGGGACAGAATGGACTTGATCCGTTTTTCGTAATGCCGCATGGTGTTCTTCTTAACGAGAAACTCCATCTTTTCCAGTCCGTTCATTCGATAGTCGGCCAGTCCGCTGTCCATCAGGTAGTCGGAATAATACAGCCACTCCGCCACCGGCGCGCAAATGCTGGCAAAACCGTTTTTTGCCAGGCGCTCTGTTAAATACTGACGGGACAGGTAATCGCGCCTGACAAAAATTTCTCCGGCCAGGGAAATCTTGGGAACCTCTGCCGGATCAGTCCTCATGGGAATGTTGCTCAGCCGCCGGGCGGTTCGTTCAAGCCGGTTTTCAAGTCGTGCGAATTCGCCATGCGTCAGCGCGGAAAGTATGTCTCTCCATTCTTCCTGAAAAACGTTCACGGCCGAATCAATATCCTTGGCATTTGCCAGAATCATGGATCGGACATCCTCCATAACATCTGAAACGACAACCGCCCACCAGCCCCGGCGTTGAAAATCCGTCCCCAGGCCCAGATAGGAATTTTCAGATGTCAACGAAAAAATGGCCACGTTCGGCAGTTCATATCGTCTGACCAGGTCTTCCATGAAAATGCGGTACTGCCCAAACCGGCAGGGCCCGGAACCGGTCGGCATGAAATAAACGAGCACTTCGTCCGGCCGCTTACCGTTGTTGACATAGTTCAGCAACGTACCGGTGGTCAGTATCAGCGGCAAACATTCCTTACAGGATGTGTTGGCCCGACCCAGCTTTAAGACGGCTTCATCCGAAGGCGGATGGGCCACCACTTGAAAACCCTTGCCTTTAAATACGGCGGCAAGGGCCTGGGTAGATATCTGGCCCATGGATGGAAACAGAAGGGTTACGCGCGGATCATTCATGGGCAGGGTTTTGTTTTCCGAAGTAGTCACTTTTGGTTCGCCGTTCTGTAAAAAGGTCCGCGCAGGGACAAACAGGCTGGGCCTGGAAACAATCTTCTTTGCAGACAACAGTTGCCGATAGGCCGCCACAATATCCAGAAAAGCTTCTATCCGGGTCTCAAGGCCTGCGTCGGCCGTATGGCTGTCAAGCTCCAGGGTCAGGGAAGGCTTGCGGCCCATGATATCCCTGAAGTACCCCAGCAGAAAAGAATCGGGTCCGCAGGAAAAATTCGTGATATAGGTGCCGAAAAGCTGGGGGTGGCGCTTAACGACCCTGGCGGCCTTGAGCAGGAGTTGCCCCATGCCCCAGTACATGTGTTCTTTTGCATTCTCATCATCAAAGCTCAGAAAATCAAAAGGCAGGACCCGAATGCCCCTGGAAGCGATTTTATTGGGGATCCCCATGTGCGCTTCTTCAACAAACCCGCTGTATGGCCTTGAAAAAATGATGACAGCGATCTTTTCAGGGTCGGCCTCCAATTCAGCCAAGGCCTCCCGTCCGGCCCTTTTCATTGCTGCCACAGAAGCGGTTTGCTGCCCAAGGGCCTTGCCAAATGCTTTTTCCGCCTCTCTGGGCGAGAGCCCCATCCGGACCGCCGTCTCCACCAGGGGCTTTCGGGCGTGATCCAGCCCCTTGGTCAGGTTGATCATAGGGGTCAGCAGTTGCAGCCCTTTTTGTTGAAGTTCGCGTATTCTGTGGCCGAAAGTTGCCTGCAGAAAAAAAGTCTCTCCCTGTACAAATGGGCAGACCTGTGAATTGGTATAGCCGTTTTGCGCCGGAACGGCCTTAAAATGGGGCAGGAAAATATAATCCAGCGGCTCTCTCTGATCCAGCAATGCGCTAAAAAAGCCATGGGTCAATTCAGCCGGATAGCAGAACGGTGCGTTCTTCCGGTTAATCCCTTCGGGGCTCGGAACATCCGGCAGGACCGGTCTAAATCCCAGCTCCGAAAAGAAATTGGCATACAGCGGATAATACGTGTTCACCAAAAAACTGCGGTTAAACCCGATTAGCCCCCGTCGGTTTTGCCCGGCGCGCTTTAACGCCCCTGCCCCGTAGGTTTCATATACGAGGTGTTGCCGGTGCCGGACCAGATCCAGCTCTCGGGTGTCGTGTTTTATGTTCTGCCGCAAATTATAGTACCGGTTGCAGGCCCCCCCAAACGGATATGTCTTTCCTTCAATTTGGATGGTGGCGATTTGGCAGCGCCGATCACACTTTTCCTTTCCGCCGCGGCAGGTAAAGAACTTTTTATAAGTCACCCTCCGGTCCGCTAATGCCGCTAAATCATAAGTTCTGTCCTTTAACAGACCCAACTCGATTCTTTTTTTAACTTCCAGGGCGACGCCGAAAGCCCCCATCAATCCGGGTTCGGGCGGAACGATAATCGGTTTGCCCACCAGTGCGGCCATGGCCAGGGGCACGGCCCGATTGTAGCATACCCCCCCCTGCATGAACACCTTGGCCCCCACCGGACGGTTGCCTTTGACCCGATTGGTGTAGTTCATACAGATGGAATAAACCAGTCCGGCCATGATGTCTTCTTGGGCAATGCCCTCATGGATGCTGTTTTTTATGTCGGAAGCGATAAACGCAGCGCACTGGTCGTTGAAATTCGGCGGCCGCAGTCCTTTTAATGCAATGGCGGCGATATCTTCCATGGGAACGCCAAGGGTTTCAAAAGCAGACTCTTCCAGGAACGATCCCGTACCGGCCGAACAGGCTTCGTTCATGGCATAATCCGAAGGGACCGCGTTGGTGATAAAGGTGTATTTGGCATCCTGCCCGCCGATTTCAAAGATC is drawn from Desulfobacterales bacterium and contains these coding sequences:
- a CDS encoding acyl-CoA dehydratase activase; translated protein: MFQPDKSLSKKTTKRLSGKPTGMRPKAEKLRVLGLCLGASTLSLVQLETEPGKAGELHNKGPTSPQIVKQSFHIHEGNPKGAFLSVIQRLDLHSFDKIVVTGRRFRKFINLTTLAEPEAVEYAYRYVKPAGVSCPAIVSAGGETTMVYILDRQGRISNVVSGNKCAAGTGEFFLQQLRRMNVSLETAAQWAATESPHPVSGRCSVFCKSDCTHATNKGIPKPKVTAGLCKMMADKILELLKKVDLHNIMITGGTARNQMLIAYLRQEIPGLIVPPEAPCFEALGAALWALENETRPFPADFSELFLSEIKSFDTLVPLNAYLDQVTFKTMERGDIQAGDDCVMGLDVGSTTTKAVLVRKKDHALLASVYLRTDGDPVGAARKCYRHILDQVRQQTDPTRLTISGLGVCGSGRQIAGLHALTDGVINEIIAHATAAVYFDPDVDTIFEIGGQDAKYTFITNAVPSDYAMNEACSAGTGSFLEESAFETLGVPMEDIAAIALKGLRPPNFNDQCAAFIASDIKNSIHEGIAQEDIMAGLVYSICMNYTNRVKGNRPVGAKVFMQGGVCYNRAVPLAMAALVGKPIIVPPEPGLMGAFGVALEVKKRIELGLLKDRTYDLAALADRRVTYKKFFTCRGGKEKCDRRCQIATIQIEGKTYPFGGACNRYYNLRQNIKHDTRELDLVRHRQHLVYETYGAGALKRAGQNRRGLIGFNRSFLVNTYYPLYANFFSELGFRPVLPDVPSPEGINRKNAPFCYPAELTHGFFSALLDQREPLDYIFLPHFKAVPAQNGYTNSQVCPFVQGETFFLQATFGHRIRELQQKGLQLLTPMINLTKGLDHARKPLVETAVRMGLSPREAEKAFGKALGQQTASVAAMKRAGREALAELEADPEKIAVIIFSRPYSGFVEEAHMGIPNKIASRGIRVLPFDFLSFDDENAKEHMYWGMGQLLLKAARVVKRHPQLFGTYITNFSCGPDSFLLGYFRDIMGRKPSLTLELDSHTADAGLETRIEAFLDIVAAYRQLLSAKKIVSRPSLFVPARTFLQNGEPKVTTSENKTLPMNDPRVTLLFPSMGQISTQALAAVFKGKGFQVVAHPPSDEAVLKLGRANTSCKECLPLILTTGTLLNYVNNGKRPDEVLVYFMPTGSGPCRFGQYRIFMEDLVRRYELPNVAIFSLTSENSYLGLGTDFQRRGWWAVVVSDVMEDVRSMILANAKDIDSAVNVFQEEWRDILSALTHGEFARLENRLERTARRLSNIPMRTDPAEVPKISLAGEIFVRRDYLSRQYLTERLAKNGFASICAPVAEWLYYSDYLMDSGLADYRMNGLEKMEFLVKKNTMRHYEKRIKSILSRSGLVTAEPVDIPNIIRNASPFISPNLGGEAILTVGSAMTEIATHTCGVIAIGPFGCMPNRLAESILNEIMNRGVKLTIDRGDQRLHQTLADMEELPFLAVESDGSPFPQVIDAKLESFCLRAGRLHQRMLSVRQGAGKKKKGRFNFIPQQAATQPLRGVKTKAEGSEESLWARQRKFLDS